One part of the Clostridium thermosuccinogenes genome encodes these proteins:
- a CDS encoding FtsW/RodA/SpoVE family cell cycle protein — protein sequence MQRHIKVQQYLETVCSQIRCKKIHADIWEEIENHIIDQKEAYKAQGIDEEVATIKALEQMGDPVIVGTELDRTHRPKPEWSIIALTALLLITGTVIRSFTSPQELNGIELFNKQLFFTLVGLGLMVLFYHMDFTVLGKHPKTVFLLLAVVIVFLIGLSKPALGRYRYASYLLLLFPTLFAGVVYSMRNRGYTGIIGCGILFAVSFIISMVIPSTSSCVLLTLSCLIVLTIAISKGWFGVKKLYALLLVYLPVIGVLAAIFASGILSERIALAINPSIDPHGKGYTGAIIRQLLSGAQFIGQGNVPEYFQGVSAPQILPGINSDLLITYIIHRFGWLVFFITAALLILFIVRTFMLCLKQKSVLAQLVSTAITLTFAIQTIFYISVNLGFQLFGPLSLPLISQSSSYLLINMSLVGILLSVFKTGYFIKDKEDSIKTAVNPFIKFEDGKLIIYVSDGQYRHRSRHD from the coding sequence TTGCAACGTCATATTAAAGTACAGCAATATTTAGAAACAGTTTGCAGTCAGATACGGTGCAAGAAAATTCATGCCGATATCTGGGAGGAAATCGAAAATCATATTATCGATCAGAAAGAAGCTTATAAGGCTCAAGGCATTGATGAGGAAGTTGCAACAATAAAGGCCCTTGAGCAGATGGGCGACCCGGTAATAGTGGGTACGGAGCTTGACCGCACACATAGACCGAAACCCGAATGGTCGATCATCGCATTAACGGCCTTGCTGCTTATTACAGGAACTGTTATAAGATCTTTTACCTCCCCTCAGGAATTAAACGGCATAGAGTTGTTCAATAAGCAATTATTTTTTACCCTTGTGGGGCTAGGCTTGATGGTTCTGTTTTACCATATGGATTTTACTGTTCTCGGGAAACATCCAAAAACGGTTTTTCTTTTGTTAGCAGTGGTAATCGTATTTTTGATTGGCCTGTCAAAGCCTGCCCTGGGAAGATACAGATATGCCTCCTATTTGCTTTTATTGTTTCCAACCTTGTTTGCAGGAGTTGTTTATAGCATGAGAAACAGGGGCTATACCGGGATTATTGGCTGTGGGATACTTTTCGCAGTATCCTTTATTATATCCATGGTTATCCCGAGCACTTCTTCATGCGTACTTCTCACTCTCTCCTGCCTTATTGTGCTTACTATAGCCATATCAAAAGGCTGGTTCGGTGTGAAAAAGCTCTATGCTTTATTGCTCGTTTACCTGCCGGTGATAGGGGTTCTGGCAGCGATATTTGCCAGCGGTATTTTATCAGAAAGAATTGCCCTTGCTATAAATCCATCCATCGACCCTCACGGCAAAGGATACACCGGTGCCATAATAAGGCAGCTATTATCGGGTGCCCAATTCATAGGACAAGGCAATGTGCCTGAGTATTTCCAGGGAGTATCCGCACCTCAGATTCTACCAGGCATAAATAGCGATCTGCTGATCACATACATAATTCATAGATTCGGATGGCTGGTCTTTTTCATTACTGCAGCGCTTTTAATATTGTTTATTGTCCGTACATTTATGCTCTGTCTAAAACAGAAAAGCGTGCTTGCCCAGCTGGTCTCGACAGCGATAACCTTAACTTTTGCAATCCAGACCATATTTTACATATCGGTAAATTTGGGATTTCAACTTTTTGGGCCTCTTTCTTTGCCATTGATCTCACAAAGCAGCTCTTATCTGTTAATAAATATGAGTCTGGTGGGTATACTTCTTTCAGTATTCAAAACCGGGTATTTTATTAAAGACAAGGAAGACAGCATAAAAACAGCCGTCAATCCCTTCATTAAATTTGAGGATGGCAAGCTGATTATTTATGTATCCGATGGTCAATATCGTCATCGGAGCCGCCATGATTAG
- a CDS encoding CPBP family intramembrane glutamic endopeptidase, giving the protein MDLFINKLMSSVIEIILFASIPFIWWLIGARKKAGFFDWIGLKKMEKHKGTIPLIIVITAVFCAVSIVILYMIRDVETASSGFDGLGVKAIPAILVYAIFNTALPEEMMFRGFLLKRIASRAGFSAGNTIQAVVFGLMHGIMFVAHVGMAKAIIIVIFTGLIGWVMGYINEKRSGGSILSSWIIHALSNIFSGLVSAFSLL; this is encoded by the coding sequence ATGGATTTATTTATCAACAAACTGATGAGCAGTGTTATTGAAATCATACTTTTTGCTTCAATTCCTTTTATCTGGTGGCTGATAGGCGCGAGGAAAAAAGCTGGCTTTTTTGACTGGATAGGATTAAAGAAAATGGAGAAGCATAAGGGGACTATTCCGCTTATTATAGTAATTACAGCTGTTTTTTGCGCTGTATCCATTGTTATTCTGTACATGATCCGAGATGTGGAAACAGCATCGTCAGGATTTGACGGACTTGGAGTTAAAGCCATACCTGCAATATTGGTATATGCAATATTCAACACAGCGCTTCCTGAAGAAATGATGTTCAGAGGCTTCCTGTTAAAAAGGATAGCATCTAGAGCCGGTTTTTCCGCAGGGAATACGATACAAGCGGTCGTATTTGGGCTGATGCACGGTATCATGTTTGTGGCTCATGTCGGAATGGCGAAAGCAATTATAATAGTCATATTTACCGGCCTTATCGGTTGGGTTATGGGATATATAAATGAGAAGAGATCCGGCGGCTCGATATTATCAAGCTGGATTATTCATGCGTTGTCCAATATTTTTTCGGGCCTTGTTTCAGCCTTTTCACTTTTATAA
- a CDS encoding ABC transporter ATP-binding protein produces the protein MSVINVNNLSKSYKIHEKQQGVINTLKDLFNRKYVYKEAVSNLTMTIEKGEIVGLLGENGAGKTTTLKMLTGILYPTSGKVTVLDYAPTQRKREFLRKIAFVMGNKSEINWDLPAIDTFRYQKLLYQVPDELYKKNIDMLAEMLNVKHLLNIQLRRLSLGERMKMELINSFLYSPEIVFLDEPTIGLDLDSQLAIRKFLREYREERKTTIIITSHYMDDIEETCDRVILLSKGSKIFDGAISEISGLYSANKVLQLVFNQSINPHEFSKYGEIIEFKDNALKLMIEKEQYGSIVTELIHQNKNLVDISITNLPFKNIVHQIMVEGRVS, from the coding sequence ATGAGTGTCATAAATGTTAATAATCTATCCAAATCCTATAAAATTCATGAAAAGCAGCAAGGTGTAATAAACACTCTAAAAGATTTATTTAATCGTAAATATGTATACAAGGAAGCTGTCAGTAATCTGACCATGACAATAGAAAAAGGTGAAATTGTAGGGCTTTTGGGAGAAAATGGAGCAGGTAAGACCACCACACTTAAAATGCTCACCGGCATTTTATACCCTACATCCGGCAAAGTTACTGTTTTAGACTATGCTCCTACTCAAAGAAAGAGGGAATTTCTCAGAAAGATAGCTTTTGTTATGGGCAATAAGAGTGAGATAAACTGGGATTTGCCGGCTATTGATACCTTTAGATACCAGAAGCTTCTCTATCAGGTGCCGGATGAGTTATATAAAAAGAATATAGATATGCTGGCAGAAATGCTTAATGTCAAGCATTTGTTAAACATCCAGCTGCGCCGCCTTTCTTTGGGTGAACGCATGAAAATGGAGCTGATAAATAGCTTTCTCTACTCCCCGGAGATTGTCTTTCTTGATGAACCTACGATTGGACTGGATTTAGACAGCCAGCTTGCCATAAGGAAATTTCTGCGCGAATACAGGGAGGAGAGAAAAACGACCATTATTATCACAAGCCATTATATGGATGATATTGAGGAGACCTGTGACAGGGTTATCCTATTGTCTAAAGGAAGCAAAATATTCGATGGTGCCATCAGCGAAATATCCGGGCTGTATTCGGCCAATAAAGTCCTGCAGCTGGTATTTAACCAATCAATCAATCCCCATGAGTTTTCAAAGTACGGGGAGATTATTGAATTTAAGGATAATGCTCTTAAGCTGATGATCGAAAAAGAACAATATGGAAGTATCGTTACTGAGTTGATCCATCAAAACAAAAACCTTGTTGATATCTCCATAACCAATCTGCCTTTTAAGAATATCGTCCATCAGATTATGGTGGAAGGGAGAGTATCATAG
- the rpmB gene encoding 50S ribosomal protein L28 produces MSRCEICDKTVNFGKKVSITRSHVSRRSSHMQKPNVKKVKVNFNGVAKSMYVCTRCLRSNRVIRIRN; encoded by the coding sequence ATGTCTAGATGCGAGATTTGTGATAAAACTGTTAACTTTGGAAAGAAAGTCAGTATAACACGGTCACATGTCAGCAGAAGGTCCAGCCATATGCAAAAGCCTAATGTTAAAAAGGTAAAAGTTAATTTTAATGGAGTGGCAAAAAGCATGTATGTTTGTACCAGATGTCTCAGGTCTAACCGGGTGATCAGAATAAGGAATTAG
- a CDS encoding class I SAM-dependent methyltransferase yields the protein MLDKLLFLAQKPALWQRSCEPFWDDEHISKGMLEAHLNPDWDAASRRHSYIDCSVKWLASIIPEGSKILDLGCGPGLYTKRFSDAGYDVTGMDYSRRSIAYAKEHDTKAKYIYQNYLEMDYAEEFDAITLIYCDYAALIPDERKTLLSKIHLALKPNGLFIFDVFTEKTFYGKKDRTSWSYHENGGFWSDKPHLCLEAEYYFENNTVKVDKTIVITENDLREYLIWDTVYTKQTLLDEVAPFGFQIHGIYDDACGSPFTGAADTLCLVLRKG from the coding sequence ATGTTGGATAAATTATTATTCCTTGCGCAAAAACCTGCCCTCTGGCAGCGAAGTTGTGAGCCGTTTTGGGACGATGAGCACATTTCAAAGGGGATGCTGGAGGCTCATCTCAACCCGGATTGGGATGCAGCAAGCCGAAGGCACAGTTATATTGACTGCTCAGTAAAGTGGCTTGCAAGCATCATCCCGGAAGGAAGTAAAATACTTGACCTGGGCTGTGGCCCGGGACTTTACACCAAACGATTTTCAGATGCAGGGTATGATGTAACCGGTATGGATTATTCCAGACGCTCGATTGCTTATGCAAAGGAACACGACACTAAAGCAAAATATATATACCAGAATTATTTGGAGATGGATTACGCCGAGGAATTCGATGCAATTACATTGATTTACTGTGATTATGCCGCCCTGATTCCTGATGAAAGAAAAACACTGCTGTCAAAGATACACCTTGCGCTTAAGCCCAACGGTTTATTTATTTTTGATGTCTTTACCGAGAAAACTTTCTATGGAAAAAAGGACCGTACATCGTGGTCATACCATGAAAACGGCGGTTTTTGGAGCGACAAGCCGCATTTATGCCTGGAAGCTGAGTATTATTTTGAGAACAATACCGTTAAAGTAGACAAGACCATTGTAATTACAGAGAATGATTTGCGTGAATATCTTATCTGGGACACGGTATACACTAAACAGACGTTGCTCGATGAGGTGGCGCCTTTTGGATTTCAGATACACGGTATTTATGATGATGCTTGCGGCAGTCCATTTACTGGCGCGGCAGACACATTATGCCTTGTATTGAGGAAAGGATGA
- a CDS encoding translation factor GTPase family protein, with protein MEKLVIGILAHVDAGKTTLSESMLYLSGKIGKLGRVDNKDAFLDTYDLEKARGITIFSKQAIFEIGETQIILLDTPGHVDFSAEMERTLQVLDYAILVISGADGVQGHTGTLWRLLHIYKIPVFLFVNKMDQAGTDKDRLMNELKKHLDDGCIDFGQVGWDAFYDQLAMCDEAMMEEYLETGCVETGRIKKAVRERKVFPCYFGSALKLDGVEQFMQGIVKYAIIPQYPDEFGAKVFKISRDEQGNRLTHMKLTGGRLKVKDVLTNGIWEEKVNQIRIYSGQKYQAVNEVEAGSVFAVTGLSQTRPGEGLGIEKASSTPILEPVLSYQIILPEGCDPRVMLPKLRQIEEEEPELHIVWDEQLQEIQARVMGEVQIEILQSLIQERFGVAVAFDAGRIVYKETIANVVEGVGHFEPLRHYAEVHLLLEPGEPGSGLQFGTQCSEDILSKSWQRLILTHLEEKVHKGVLTGSAITDMKITLVSGRAHNKHTEGGDFREATYRAVRQGLKEAESVLLEPYYSFRLELPEKMIGRAMNDIERMHGVCEISSTNGEMAVLVGSAPVVTMRNYQKEVVSYTKGLGKLFCTLKGYEPCHNAEEVIESIGYDSERDVENPTGSVFCAHGTSFLVSWDEVKNYMHIESFLQKKEDLEEEAAANQVPYTEEKNISLEEIEQIINSTFYANRGKKSVWNRRKKVRENYDRPAAYVKKQKEPKEEYLLVDGYNIIHAWPELKELADEDMEAARVKLLDLLSNYQGIRKCHIIIVFDAYRVEGHAEEVIKYHNVHVVFTKEAQTADQYIERFAHDNQTKYDIIVATSDGLQQIIIRGAGCALLSARELKIEVERVNERIKQEYEEMGARDRNRLIDSLSPEAKQQMEELAKKQDDDSSNSQ; from the coding sequence ATGGAGAAATTAGTTATTGGAATATTAGCACATGTAGATGCAGGAAAAACAACACTATCTGAGAGTATGCTTTATCTGAGCGGTAAGATCGGAAAATTGGGAAGGGTAGACAACAAGGATGCTTTTTTGGATACCTATGACCTGGAAAAAGCAAGGGGGATTACCATATTCTCCAAACAGGCCATATTTGAAATAGGGGAAACTCAGATCATTTTACTGGATACCCCAGGTCATGTAGATTTTTCTGCTGAAATGGAGAGAACTCTTCAGGTGCTGGACTATGCCATTTTGGTGATAAGCGGCGCAGATGGGGTACAGGGGCATACCGGGACATTATGGCGGTTGCTGCACATATATAAGATACCTGTTTTTCTATTCGTCAACAAGATGGATCAGGCCGGGACGGATAAGGACAGATTGATGAATGAATTAAAAAAGCATCTGGATGACGGATGCATTGATTTTGGACAAGTTGGGTGGGATGCCTTTTACGACCAATTGGCCATGTGTGATGAAGCAATGATGGAGGAATACCTGGAAACAGGGTGTGTTGAAACCGGGAGGATCAAAAAAGCTGTTCGGGAGCGCAAAGTATTTCCATGCTACTTTGGTTCGGCTTTGAAACTAGACGGTGTCGAGCAGTTTATGCAGGGTATTGTAAAATATGCGATTATCCCCCAATATCCTGATGAATTCGGAGCAAAAGTATTCAAGATATCAAGGGATGAGCAGGGAAACCGTCTTACACACATGAAGCTTACCGGAGGAAGGCTTAAGGTAAAGGATGTCTTAACCAATGGCATCTGGGAGGAAAAAGTCAATCAAATACGCATATATTCCGGACAGAAATACCAGGCAGTGAATGAGGTTGAGGCAGGCTCTGTATTCGCAGTAACAGGGCTCAGCCAAACAAGGCCCGGGGAAGGATTGGGGATAGAGAAAGCTTCCAGCACACCAATATTGGAACCTGTTCTATCCTATCAAATCATACTTCCGGAAGGCTGTGATCCAAGGGTGATGCTCCCTAAGCTGCGCCAGATTGAGGAGGAAGAGCCGGAGCTTCATATTGTTTGGGATGAGCAGCTGCAGGAAATTCAGGCACGGGTTATGGGAGAGGTGCAGATCGAAATTCTGCAAAGCCTTATACAGGAGCGTTTCGGTGTTGCGGTGGCCTTTGATGCCGGAAGGATAGTGTATAAAGAGACCATTGCCAATGTGGTGGAAGGGGTAGGACATTTTGAACCCTTGAGGCATTATGCGGAGGTTCACCTGTTATTGGAGCCGGGCGAACCGGGAAGCGGCCTGCAGTTTGGGACACAGTGCAGTGAGGATATACTGAGCAAGAGCTGGCAGAGACTTATATTGACACATCTGGAGGAAAAGGTCCACAAAGGGGTTTTGACAGGGTCAGCGATTACGGATATGAAAATCACTTTGGTTTCCGGGAGAGCGCATAACAAGCATACGGAAGGCGGTGACTTCAGAGAGGCCACCTACCGTGCCGTTCGTCAGGGACTAAAGGAAGCGGAATCAGTATTGCTGGAGCCTTATTATTCCTTTAGGCTGGAGCTGCCGGAGAAGATGATAGGAAGAGCCATGAACGACATTGAGAGAATGCATGGCGTATGCGAAATATCAAGCACCAACGGGGAGATGGCAGTCCTTGTGGGGAGCGCTCCTGTTGTTACCATGAGAAATTACCAGAAAGAGGTGGTTTCCTATACCAAGGGCTTAGGAAAGCTGTTTTGCACTCTGAAAGGCTATGAGCCGTGCCATAATGCTGAAGAGGTCATAGAAAGCATCGGATATGATTCGGAAAGAGACGTAGAGAATCCGACAGGTTCCGTATTTTGTGCCCATGGCACCAGCTTCCTGGTGAGTTGGGACGAAGTAAAGAATTATATGCATATTGAGAGCTTTCTTCAAAAAAAGGAGGACTTGGAGGAAGAAGCTGCCGCAAACCAGGTGCCGTACACAGAGGAGAAGAATATCAGTTTGGAAGAGATTGAGCAGATTATCAACAGCACCTTCTATGCAAACCGGGGGAAGAAATCTGTCTGGAACAGGCGCAAGAAAGTCCGTGAGAATTATGACAGGCCTGCTGCCTATGTTAAAAAACAGAAGGAGCCCAAAGAGGAATATCTCCTGGTGGATGGGTATAATATTATCCATGCATGGCCGGAACTGAAAGAACTGGCTGATGAGGACATGGAAGCAGCCAGGGTGAAACTGCTTGATCTTCTGAGCAATTATCAGGGAATTCGGAAATGCCATATTATCATCGTATTTGATGCTTACCGTGTTGAGGGACATGCTGAGGAGGTAATCAAGTATCACAATGTCCATGTGGTTTTTACCAAAGAGGCTCAAACGGCAGACCAGTATATCGAAAGATTTGCCCATGACAATCAGACCAAATACGATATAATAGTCGCAACTTCGGATGGTCTGCAGCAGATTATCATAAGGGGAGCGGGATGCGCTTTATTGTCTGCCAGAGAACTTAAGATCGAGGTTGAAAGGGTTAATGAAAGGATAAAGCAGGAGTATGAGGAAATGGGGGCGAGAGATCGCAATCGCCTTATAGACTCATTATCTCCGGAGGCGAAACAGCAGATGGAAGAATTGGCTAAAAAACAGGATGATGATTCCTCAAACAGCCAGTGA
- a CDS encoding 6-phosphogluconolactonase, with the protein MKITIAKSLDDFYKQSAERIASKIIEKPKSIIGLSTGRTTGGIHKALVELYREKPFDTSQVTVFGLDEVTNISRECKASCYWLLLNQVVEPLGIPLSNFIMPDPFAKDLQRECRKFEDRVSNDNASDLQMLGIGENGHIGFNQPGTPFGSTTWISYLDDSLDERLRRENNIAPDVKMGGLTLGIKNIMWSKKIVLVASGKNKADIIEKALFGPVSEDVPASVLQLHPDCEAILDPEAAQQIVKHL; encoded by the coding sequence ATGAAAATAACCATTGCCAAGAGCTTGGACGACTTTTACAAGCAATCAGCCGAGCGTATTGCATCCAAGATAATTGAAAAGCCTAAATCGATTATAGGGCTTTCCACCGGACGGACGACGGGCGGCATTCATAAAGCGCTTGTGGAGCTTTATAGAGAAAAACCGTTTGATACATCCCAAGTCACTGTTTTTGGCCTGGATGAAGTGACGAATATAAGCAGGGAGTGCAAGGCGAGTTGTTACTGGCTTCTCCTCAATCAAGTTGTTGAGCCGCTCGGGATTCCGCTCAGCAATTTTATTATGCCGGACCCCTTTGCAAAAGATTTGCAAAGGGAGTGTAGAAAATTCGAAGACAGGGTGAGCAATGATAATGCTTCAGATCTTCAGATGCTCGGAATTGGTGAAAACGGGCACATTGGATTCAATCAGCCGGGAACACCATTTGGCAGCACCACATGGATTTCTTATCTGGATGATTCTCTTGATGAACGCCTCCGCAGAGAGAACAATATAGCCCCTGATGTTAAAATGGGTGGCCTTACGCTGGGAATAAAAAATATCATGTGGAGCAAAAAGATCGTTTTGGTAGCCAGCGGCAAGAATAAGGCAGATATAATTGAAAAAGCTTTATTTGGACCGGTTTCAGAGGATGTTCCCGCATCGGTGCTACAGCTTCATCCCGACTGTGAAGCCATACTTGATCCGGAAGCTGCACAGCAGATTGTAAAGCATCTATGA
- a CDS encoding SAM-dependent methyltransferase, giving the protein MRKFERCERLYKENERFFSDNENIMRGPNALWLIEILCEKMDLKPGMRVLDMGCGKGLTSIFLAKEFGVTVFANDLWIDPTDNYKRFVEMGVEDKVFPIHAEAHNLPYADGFFDAAISIDSYHYYGTDETYFPDIYAKLVKQGGQFGMVNPGLTREFSNGLPEAMKPYWERNMYAFHSARWWRDMWEKTGLVDIKFAEDIPDGKALWRKTADFELLDADTENYLTLVLITAIKK; this is encoded by the coding sequence ATGAGGAAATTTGAACGTTGCGAAAGGCTGTATAAAGAGAACGAAAGGTTTTTTAGCGATAACGAAAATATAATGCGAGGACCAAATGCCTTGTGGCTTATAGAGATATTATGTGAAAAGATGGATTTAAAGCCAGGCATGCGAGTATTGGATATGGGTTGCGGCAAAGGTTTAACCTCAATATTTTTGGCAAAGGAGTTTGGAGTAACGGTATTTGCCAATGACCTTTGGATAGATCCCACAGATAACTACAAACGCTTTGTTGAAATGGGAGTTGAGGACAAGGTTTTCCCGATCCATGCTGAAGCTCACAATCTTCCATATGCTGATGGATTCTTTGATGCAGCTATAAGCATTGATTCCTACCATTATTATGGCACTGATGAAACTTACTTTCCGGATATTTATGCAAAGCTGGTAAAACAAGGAGGCCAATTTGGAATGGTAAATCCAGGACTGACGAGGGAATTCAGCAATGGGTTGCCGGAGGCTATGAAGCCATATTGGGAGCGCAATATGTATGCATTTCATAGTGCCAGGTGGTGGCGTGATATGTGGGAGAAAACCGGCCTTGTAGATATTAAATTTGCCGAGGACATACCCGACGGCAAAGCATTATGGAGAAAAACGGCTGATTTTGAGCTTCTTGATGCGGATACCGAGAACTATCTGACGCTTGTTTTGATCACAGCAATAAAGAAATAA
- a CDS encoding ABC transporter permease has protein sequence MYYLNLLKEQIKLSFMSVAIFRANFALMLLQSIINSVLGVLCVEFIYLHVDSIAGWSRNEMIILYCTSMIVNQLYRGLINPNHMNFIGSVSSGSFDRMLIKPISIIFQINTGSIDYSSFLSLIAPIVILCWKISSLDVSIPRLNVILFLVFLINAVILLTSFMMLLYSFAFKHVRVYGLTGIYFILMSISEKPREIFSYKAVMYAFVFLIPSVPLANVPASLLLSKGNVPETIAAAVSGMLFFLLSTVAIKKGMRSYSSASS, from the coding sequence ATGTATTACTTAAATCTTTTAAAAGAACAGATAAAGCTGTCATTTATGTCGGTTGCCATATTTAGAGCAAACTTTGCGCTTATGCTGTTGCAGAGCATTATAAATTCGGTATTGGGCGTATTATGCGTTGAGTTTATTTATCTTCATGTGGATTCCATAGCTGGCTGGTCCCGGAATGAAATGATTATTCTGTATTGCACATCAATGATTGTAAACCAGTTATACCGAGGGTTGATAAACCCAAATCATATGAATTTCATTGGAAGCGTATCCAGCGGGAGTTTTGACAGGATGCTTATAAAACCAATCAGTATAATTTTCCAGATAAACACTGGCAGTATAGATTATTCAAGCTTTTTGTCCTTGATTGCGCCCATAGTCATTTTATGCTGGAAAATCAGCTCGCTGGATGTCAGCATTCCAAGACTTAATGTCATTTTATTTCTGGTTTTCTTAATAAACGCGGTTATTCTATTGACTTCGTTTATGATGCTTCTATATTCATTTGCTTTTAAACATGTCAGGGTTTATGGGCTAACAGGAATTTACTTTATATTGATGTCCATATCAGAGAAACCAAGAGAAATATTTTCTTACAAAGCAGTAATGTATGCTTTCGTTTTTCTTATTCCATCTGTCCCACTGGCAAATGTTCCGGCATCTTTGCTTCTTAGCAAAGGTAATGTTCCGGAAACGATTGCTGCGGCTGTTTCAGGGATGCTATTTTTCCTGCTTTCCACTGTGGCTATAAAAAAAGGAATGAGGAGTTATTCCAGTGCAAGCAGCTAA
- a CDS encoding PadR family transcriptional regulator: MPIDKTLLSGSTTMLILRLLEDRDMYGYQMIEELSKRSNDTFNLKAGTLYPLLHSLEQQGMVTSYDKNADGARMRKYYSITKKGRKLLADKKAEWQNYFTAVNHVLQGGAGLATSY, from the coding sequence ATGCCAATTGATAAAACCTTGTTAAGTGGCAGTACAACAATGCTTATACTCAGGCTGCTGGAAGACAGGGATATGTATGGATATCAGATGATTGAAGAGCTGTCAAAGAGATCCAATGATACCTTTAACCTTAAAGCCGGCACACTTTATCCTTTACTTCACAGTCTTGAACAGCAGGGAATGGTTACTTCCTATGATAAAAATGCCGACGGCGCCAGAATGCGGAAGTACTACAGCATAACAAAAAAGGGCAGGAAACTGCTGGCTGACAAGAAAGCCGAATGGCAAAATTATTTCACTGCTGTAAATCACGTATTGCAAGGAGGTGCAGGGCTTGCAACGTCATATTAA
- a CDS encoding ABC transporter permease, with protein MRKYLYSFKLYLLASLQYRFDTVLGLIMSNISMLITIFFWIIIYRSNGTGEINGYSIADMITFFVMSSLFRTFILSSGGFEISDMIKSGELGKALIKPHSISMFLYWKHLSNALFEFLKQFSFLLLVVPFFARYLTWDLSVSSAVLVIIYLVTATVISHLLWLLLGMMAFWLEQAQAVMWSFAVILNFLSGMFIPLDFFPRWSVRVLELMPFAAFSYIPAKLYMNQLSVAEGAYLLMVHILWIFVLMALNQMVWRAGTKKYSAVGG; from the coding sequence ATGCGAAAATATCTGTATAGCTTCAAGCTGTACTTGTTAGCATCGCTTCAATACCGGTTTGACACGGTGCTGGGACTGATAATGTCTAATATCAGCATGCTCATTACAATATTCTTCTGGATAATCATTTACCGCAGCAATGGAACAGGCGAAATCAATGGGTATTCAATTGCTGACATGATTACGTTTTTTGTTATGTCAAGCTTATTTCGCACATTTATACTGAGCAGCGGCGGGTTTGAAATCTCAGATATGATAAAGAGCGGAGAGCTGGGCAAAGCCCTCATCAAGCCGCATAGCATAAGCATGTTTCTATACTGGAAACATCTTTCCAATGCCTTGTTTGAATTCTTGAAGCAGTTTTCATTTTTACTGCTGGTGGTACCTTTTTTTGCACGGTACTTAACATGGGATTTATCAGTGTCCTCAGCAGTCCTAGTAATTATATACCTGGTGACAGCGACGGTAATCAGTCATCTCCTTTGGTTGCTGCTGGGGATGATGGCTTTTTGGCTTGAGCAGGCACAAGCTGTTATGTGGTCCTTTGCCGTTATATTAAATTTTCTGTCAGGAATGTTCATACCCCTGGATTTCTTTCCGCGCTGGAGCGTTAGAGTATTGGAACTGATGCCTTTTGCTGCCTTCAGCTATATACCGGCCAAGTTGTATATGAATCAGTTATCCGTCGCAGAAGGTGCTTATTTGCTGATGGTACATATATTGTGGATTTTCGTTTTGATGGCTTTAAACCAGATGGTTTGGAGAGCGGGAACCAAAAAATACTCTGCAGTTGGTGGATGA
- a CDS encoding RNA polymerase sigma factor → MDIDSLVMLYGKAVYGFCLRLAKNKDNADDLYQETFLKAMELGTKIDKSNNPKAFLISIAVRLWKNNRRKYARRQRIAPEGELNEEIASSIMCTNTSTPEEIVMLRERCAVIRTAADKLNDKLRIPLYMYYTAEMSVEDIASALRIPQGTVKSRLHKARKNLKNVLEDY, encoded by the coding sequence ATGGATATCGATAGCCTTGTGATGCTGTATGGTAAAGCTGTTTACGGATTCTGCCTCAGGCTTGCTAAAAACAAGGATAATGCTGATGACCTGTATCAGGAAACCTTCTTAAAAGCGATGGAACTGGGCACTAAAATTGATAAGAGCAATAACCCGAAAGCCTTTCTCATTTCCATTGCGGTCAGGTTGTGGAAAAATAATCGCCGAAAGTATGCCAGACGCCAAAGAATAGCGCCTGAGGGAGAACTGAACGAAGAGATAGCCAGCAGCATCATGTGTACCAATACATCAACACCGGAAGAGATTGTCATGTTAAGAGAACGGTGCGCGGTAATACGGACTGCGGCGGATAAACTCAATGACAAGCTTAGAATACCGCTATACATGTATTACACTGCAGAAATGTCTGTGGAAGATATAGCATCAGCGCTTAGGATTCCGCAAGGTACCGTGAAAAGCAGGCTCCACAAGGCTCGAAAAAATCTGAAAAATGTATTGGAGGATTATTAG